The following is a genomic window from Daphnia magna isolate NIES linkage group LG4, ASM2063170v1.1, whole genome shotgun sequence.
CAAAACCTTGAGGAAATTCGAAATCGTGGAAAGGACGAACTTTTAGGACTATGTTACAAAAGTTTGCCTGGCGAATCCAATGAGCATAGTACTACCACGAATTTACTTCTCATATTACCACTccttttgttatttcttttttcttttttctcgagGTATTTTTAATCATAGAATAAGCACGCTTTGGTTATTAATTAGAGTCAAGACTGCAACCGTAGATGTTTAGGAATGCAGGAATTCTTTCGTCTTTTGTTGTGTATTCTGTCTCCTATTGATAAAGCCCCGGTACTATAAAGGGTGGCGACTATCCCATAGGTTACCAAAAGATGCTAGAATGTGTATAAATAACTTTCTTCGATCGACGTACTTTACCTTTTCAATAAACTTAATATGGCTGTAATGTACTCGTTTGCTTGCATGTGCGTTTTACCAATTAGATTTTGAAGTCAAACATCCAATGGACATAAAACGCATGCGTATTTCTAACATCTTCGTCCATTGGTGCGAAGCTTTTAATTACAAAGCGATTGTGAACAGGAAGTTTCATTTCCTGGTTAAATTCTTCGCCTGCCAGCTTTTGTTATAGCGATCATAGGTTTTCAACGGGTAAGTGGAGAGATCACTATTTGTTCTTCCTGTTGTAAAATGTCCGTTGTCGTctgaaactttaaaaaaatgaagtatATCTCAGAGACAAGTCGATTGGCGAGTCTTGGCGACGCAAGCTGTTCAGTTTAACATCTTCTATGTTTACaatttcatttactttttATTGACGATCGCCATCAGCGTcttaaattcaaaaatgtaTTACATCATGACAAAACGCAGTGTAAGAGTTAGATACgcatcaacaaaaaaacaattcgaGTCAATTGACTGTTCAATACACTGGATATacagaacaaaataaaaacaagattATCTGCATGATATTGATATCGTGAATGCTTAATATTATCTAAGGCCAAGCCGCGGTACGGTATTTGACGCACATGTTTCGATAGAatgcttacttttttttttacttttctttaatTGCCAACTGGTTCTTGAATTTAATTCATCCCTTTCCGCCAAAATGCCAAAACATATACAAACTGTACACAGTGTAAAAAAAGGTTCTCGTGTTTTCATCGCCTCGCATTTTCGAATTTCCATTTCTTACCCAAGCTGTTGCCGGGGAATGCCGAGATTGAATTAATGGACTGAGTGGAAAGCGTTGCAGCGTTTCCCTTagcaaacaaaaactgaaTTTTACACGCAAGGAATTATTCGTTGCAGCATAAATACGACGTGAGAATGATAACAAAACAAGACGTTATGTAGGAGGAGGCAATGCTAACAATAGCACGTCACTGGCAAACTGAACACAAACAACAAATGCACGCTACATAAGCTAGACTACATAGCGCATCATTTAATATAGTAAAGAAACAtttataataacaaacaaacaacatgCGATCACTTCTGATTTGGAGAAGCATAAGGTGGAATCATGATTGAATCAACTTTAAACCGTTCATAATCAACATCTTTAAAAGGTCACAATTTTGTATCGAAATTCCATCGAACGGTAAAATATGGAACGTCGCAATCATCTCTTATGATGAAGCTAGACGATATTATGTTTGAATTCATGCTGACCAACTTTGCTGTTACGAACCGAGGTCTATTGTTGGTGCCAACAATAGACAATTTTACAGCGCCGCCGGTGTGCAGTTCCTTTCATCGCTGCCATCGCTACACTCGACGATTCCATTGCAAACGTGACTCTTAGGCCTGCgttagaaatgaacgaaaagaaaaaagcacgAAACGGATAAGAAAATCTTGGTAAAATACCAAAAGTTACAGTGCGTCAATGTGAACTTACAGGCACTGGCCTAACATACATCGATGGCCATTCATGCATTGCGTTTGCCGTCTGGTATTTCGATAAGTGCCGTTTACCACCTGATCTATCCAGGCGACGTATCGCGCCACTTTGGTATAAACACCGGGCCTATTTGCTCTAGCGCAACCATAACCGTTGCTCGTCACGCCTTGTAGCGTCCATCTGCCATCAGGTTCCTGAAATAATTGATTCCATAGTAATATCTACCCATATGTCGATGTGCTATTAAAAAATTCTGTTATGAATTGCGAGAGAGGACACCAGCTTCCAATAGCGTTGAGTCAAATGTACAGCAACACGTTCATTAATATTAAAGATAAGAAACGCCAGATGCTAATGATGCTCGGCAAAAATTACCTCACACATGAGTGGGCCTCCGGAATCGCCTAAACAAGCGTCACGTCCGCCTCTATCAAATCCGGCGCAGAACATGTTGTTGGTGAGCCGATAGAGAGGAAGGAAAAGAGTTCTCTTCCTACACTCTTCCGTCGAGACTAGAGGCAATTGCACCTGCTGTAGGGTGTCGGCTGTTGTGACGCAATGGCACATCAAGGGTgggagggaagaaaaaaaaaaagaaatatgtcACCGTTATTCAACGGTATTTCACGGTGAATTTTAAACCATTGAAAAATGCTTACGGAAAACGCGTCCTGTTTCATATAGTTGTCCCCATCCGACGACGGTGCAAAGCCTTCCGTCGCGAATGTCGGCCGTGGGTGGAGGAAGGCACACCGGCCGGATATAGTCGGTGAAGCGAACAGGCTCTTCCATGCGAAGAATTGAAATGTCGTTGACGAACCCAGTGTCTATGTAACCCGGATGGATGAAGATGTGCGATATGACTCGCACCTGCTCGTGCGGTGACAACAGATTCGATCCGCGGCGGAGTGCTCCTAGCCGGGCTACCCAGTGGTCATCTAAGGCACTGTAATCACCATTTGTTCGTTAACATTTCGAAGAAATCCCATTGAACATCCATATTAATTTTGCCCCCAATCGCCAGACGAAGTGGGTCGAGAACTAGGACTAGACTTAAAATGAAAGAATCATTCTACTCACTGGTAGAAGCAATGGCCGGCAGAGACAAGCCACTGCGACGAAATTAAGGTGGCGCCACACTGGAAGTCTCCTTCCTTATAAAGAGCCGCTTGCCAGGGCCATGCACCCGGTGTTGAATTCGCTCCACCCACGATCCTTCTCGAATATTAGAATTGCAAAAAAAGGGCGTTGAAGCAAATTGTACATCGgaacaataataaaaagaggCCAATGAACATTTTTACAAGGCTATCCACCAATGTACCTTGCTCGCGTCGATACCAACTGCGGCCGGACACCGCACTCGAGATCGCGACACTGGACGTGAACAACTTGACGCTTGGCGCATTTGCTGGAGGTGTAATCGAGCATGGAAGTTCGTGGACTTTCGACCAGCACATCGCCATCTTCGTCAATGTTCTCATACTCGTTATCCTCGTTCCCCGATTCAACCAGCTCGAAGTACGAAGAGTCTTGATTCGACCGCGAAGAATCCAATTTTCTCTCAGCTCTTTCCAATCCGCTATTTCAATGTAAAGAAATGCAACAGATTATTACTTTTTATCCTCTTTGTTTAAGCCAGTGAAAggatataaaataaataagaagatTTTAATACATAGAATTCAATTATAAGTAAGAACAGGGCATGCACTTGTTCTCTTTTCAAGATGCCCCTCGAAGATTAGCGTGTCGTAAAACCCAAATATGACCATTGCGGCTGAGCAATCGAATTTCATAAAGCCGACGTTTCAAATTGACAGCTAGACAGATGTTGTAaacgaactttttttttttttttttcgaatcgCGTGCTAGATTTGAAAAACGtcaattgcaaaaaaaaacaaaaaacacgctAGCAACTCACGTGAATGTTAGTTCTCTGCAAACAGCTTTTCCGAGGTCGTTTACTTGGAAAGATTGGCGTAATTTTTCAACGGCAGTCTCGAAGTTCTGCATGCAAAGTTTCCCCCATCGGCCTTCTCGTCGAACCATCAGATAACCTGTTTTTCGCATGGAACGCAAACGAATGAAGTCATGTTCCAACAACGATGTGAATTACTAAGTcagaaacaaatgaagaacATAAACTACGTACATCTTGCAAATACCAGCACCAAAACAGATAATCGAGAATAAAACGTAGCCTAATGtggaaagaagaaatactcTACCGGAATTGGAATAACTCATTTCTTCAGTAGAGTCAAGATGGTGAGCTAAAGCGATGCAATGGCGTTCGTCGTCACTGTTAGGGCAATCtacaccaaaaataaaaataaaatcaaatgaaaccTTTATAATACGACACAAATTACAGTGCCTTAAGGTCGAGCACAACCAAGACGTTAAACAGTGCAAAAACGTCagattaaaacaaaaaataaatctaattACCGCGGATGCCATTGCAAATCAGGTTGCGATCGATGCACACCTTGCTGTTCGGACAAATGTATTGCCCCGGTCGGCACCACTCTGCAAACAGGACGAAACGGAGACAAGTACATCAGCATCTATTCGTAGGTAACGAACGAACAACATACCACACTGGTTTTCGTCGGAATAATCCCAACAGTCGACGATGCCATCGCAGATTTTGCGGGACAAGAACTGAGCGCGCAGGAAGTCGGAACAGGTGCAATTTAATTCGTCCGATCCATCACGGCAGTCGCTCATCTGATTGCAGCGCGCCAACAGCGACACGCATTCACCGCTCGCACATCGAAATTGATCGTCACAATCTGAATGTCATTTAATTGATTACTGCCTTGTAACAATGCTATTTGGCACGGCCACTCTTAACACCACAATTTTTTAGCCAATGAAATACTTGGAACTGTCGATGAACAATTTAGATCAAATTTACGATACATCGGACTATAACTATtgaaacgaaaagaaagtaaaaaaaaaacgcataaGAAAACGCAAAGGAGGCCTTGATCAAGAAAAATAGCATTGATAAAAAGACCTCGGCACGTGAAACAACGACACACGTTAACATACATGCATTCAATTCTCGTAATGAGTCTATAAAATTAGCAATGACATAAAAGGTCAATCGCTGTGtcacaaaaaaaggaggcTATCGCTAACGTGGTCAGCGATACAGCCATTAAGCAAATATGTCGTTCAAGGTGCCAATCGATATCCCAGCATAAGTGCGTCAACCGCATCGATAATGAATTCAATTCCCCCAAAAAACTGAATGAACGATTACCTGCTACTGTTGTCGTCAATTCCGCGGGAAAGCTGGTGACAGGCTGTTGAGTGCTGGATGTGAGTCCGTTGGTCGCGATCTCAGTGGACGTCGTGACGCTGGTGTCCTCATTCTGAAAAAGAAGGCGCGGCTGACGTGACAACGGTCGGCGTGCTGACCTCGACATTGGCACTATTGCTGTTACTCGAGTTGGGATTGCGTGTATTATGATAAAGGGCGTTCAAAATAGCGGGCGGTCGGAAAGGCATATGCGTCCAAGGTTTCAACCGGTCGTCATCGACTTTCTTATTGCTGGCCTTATTCTTCATGTCATTATTTTCCAGTTGCTCTTGTTGCTGGACCAGCGTTAGCGACGGGGCGGCTCCATCTACTTCCACTTGGGCCGGTGATTCGCCAACGGTTAAGTCCGCCAACAATTGCGACAGGACGTCGTGGACGCTTTGGCCTTGATTCAATTTAAACGTGTAGATGGGAGAGTTGTTGTTGCTGCGATGTTTGCTGCTCTCCGCCGCATGGCTGCCTTGAGGTTTCGAGGTGCTAAACAAACCTTCGATCGGCAGGCTGGCAGATAAATTGTCCCGTTGCATCGCGCCGCTTTTGCTCACCTGCGGTCGCGGAAGGGGTCGTCTAACGGGCGGGAAGAAATCTGTCAATGACTCTACTGGCTCTTGTCGTTCAGAATTCAATTCTCTCGGATTGCGCGTCGTGTCTGGCGACTGTTTGCCAACGAGGGCAGTGTCAGGCAGAGGGAACGATTTTTGAGAGCGCGGACTTTCCACCAGTTTTTCACGATCATTAGCCAGGGTCAACGATGTTTGTACTTGGAAAGATTGCGGGAGGATAACGTCGGTGTTGCTTCTATTCATAGTCGATACGATGAATCCAGCCACGGATAGGGGCCCAATCGGAAGGGTTTGAAAATCCGGTCGGGTCGCGTCAGTTGAATTTTCTTCCCACGGTTTAGGTCGCATAATGGGCTGGATGCCCGTGTAGGACACAGCGGTCGGTTTAATCGTAAAGAAACGGGAAGGAGAAGTAGGGCCATTAGACACAGCAATATCCGTAGTAGAATTATCTAACTGCTGTCGATTCTGAGCTAATTTCACGTTATTCAATTGTGAATTGAACCATTGGAGGAAAGAGAATTTCGTTGGGGTTGCTGGAGAAGTAACTTCAGCCGTTGGTGTTTCATCCTCGTCCACAGCCACGTCCTTACTCCCATCCTGCGCGATGTTTGCAATAATTCGGTCTTGTTTGACGTCCGGTGGTAAATGCGTCGTCAGTTGGTGACCTTTTTCTTCGGCGATGTCGTAAGCCACGGCCGGCTCAAGCGCGTGATTCTCGAGGCCGATTTTATAGATGTCGGGGTCATCTTCATGAGCTGGCGAATGATTATGCGTGGCCACGGAAACTGGCGGCTTGAGCGGAGTCATCGTGGTCGCTGTCGAAGGCCTCGCCAATGAACTGCCGGTGTTTGTTCGAGTGTTTACAAACAGTGGTTTCCATTCAGTGTCGTCGTAAGTCAACTGGGGATCTTGTGTTGGAACGACGACGGCGCTCGCGGTTGTTTGCCTGGTCTCGACAGCAACAATTCTGACTGCCGTGGTTGTTAATTTTTCCGTCGGAAGGGATGATTCGGTGGTGCGCTCCACGCTGTGATGATTGCTATTCTCACTGTTGATATCGACGTCGGCGTCGGTGGTGAATAAACTTTCATCTTCGGTGGTATTCGATGGGTTTTCCGCGACGTCATCTTCAAAATCGATTTGTGGAACAGGTTCGTTGTCCAGCGAGTTCTCTTTGTCTTCGTCAACATCGTCCTCCTCTTCAACTACGTCGGCGATCTGCAAACGTGATCTTGGACCCTGGCTTAGCATGGCTGGTGGTGGGATATGTCCTGAATGGGTGACGTTATCATCGAAGACGAGCCGAGTCTTTAGTTTAGTAGGGATAGTAAAGGTGACTAAGCGATGCTTACTTTCAACTTTGATGCTGTCGATGTCGACCGCAACGGCCTTAAAAGCAACTGGCTCGACGGCCATCACCTCTTGAACCATGACGTCCCTGACGGATGATTCCGTTTCACCGATTTGACTGTGTAAAAAGTGTGAGAGAAAATGTAGCAcaacttttctttcattttacacccattggctttttttttaatttttattatagaAGCATAATAGACGGTATACTGTAGATTTCTGAAAGCAATTCAAAGTCAATCGTCAATCGAGTAGAAACACTTGCAAAAATTAGCATAAACT
Proteins encoded in this region:
- the LOC116921727 gene encoding uncharacterized protein LOC116921727 isoform X1, with protein sequence MSSRSPSMSTMEIEESSDTSHEVRNTKSRHHRPASTHQQKSRQIGRNFAHPPPSPVGSMSYGVMPGGVYISGSPYSTSVIDHPATGSVPAYSMWGSDSSQLYRPGSGGKDVSEKKQVCSTLLITTAALVVMAVLAIAAVAAYLGVMTNHSDGDKYEIEFDCSLRISRGDNFRLSLADPASPQFRTKSDRYRRLIDSVYKASPLSESYRRCSVERFTNGSLIVHFRLFFDRRKIPVQIGETESSVRDVMVQEVMAVEPVAFKAVAVDIDSIKVERHIPPPAMLSQGPRSRLQIADVVEEEDDVDEDKENSLDNEPVPQIDFEDDVAENPSNTTEDESLFTTDADVDINSENSNHHSVERTTESSLPTEKLTTTAVRIVAVETRQTTASAVVVPTQDPQLTYDDTEWKPLFVNTRTNTGSSLARPSTATTMTPLKPPVSVATHNHSPAHEDDPDIYKIGLENHALEPAVAYDIAEEKGHQLTTHLPPDVKQDRIIANIAQDGSKDVAVDEDETPTAEVTSPATPTKFSFLQWFNSQLNNVKLAQNRQQLDNSTTDIAVSNGPTSPSRFFTIKPTAVSYTGIQPIMRPKPWEENSTDATRPDFQTLPIGPLSVAGFIVSTMNRSNTDVILPQSFQVQTSLTLANDREKLVESPRSQKSFPLPDTALVGKQSPDTTRNPRELNSERQEPVESLTDFFPPVRRPLPRPQVSKSGAMQRDNLSASLPIEGLFSTSKPQGSHAAESSKHRSNNNSPIYTFKLNQGQSVHDVLSQLLADLTVGESPAQVEVDGAAPSLTLVQQQEQLENNDMKNKASNKKVDDDRLKPWTHMPFRPPAILNALYHNTRNPNSSNSNSANVEVSTPTVVTSAAPSFSE
- the LOC116921727 gene encoding serine protease hepsin isoform X3 → MSRSARRPLSRQPRLLFQNEDTSVTTSTEIATNGLTSSTQQPVTSFPAELTTTVADCDDQFRCASGECVSLLARCNQMSDCRDGSDELNCTCSDFLRAQFLSRKICDGIVDCWDYSDENQCEWCRPGQYICPNSKVCIDRNLICNGIRDCPNSDDERHCIALAHHLDSTEEMSYSNSGYLMVRREGRWGKLCMQNFETAVEKLRQSFQVNDLGKAVCRELTFTGLERAERKLDSSRSNQDSSYFELVESGNEDNEYENIDEDGDVLVESPRTSMLDYTSSKCAKRQVVHVQCRDLECGVRPQLVSTRARIVGGANSTPGAWPWQAALYKEGDFQCGATLISSQWLVSAGHCFYHALDDHWVARLGALRRGSNLLSPHEQVRVISHIFIHPGYIDTGFVNDISILRMEEPVRFTDYIRPVCLPPPTADIRDGRLCTVVGWGQLYETGRVFPDTLQQVQLPLVSTEECRKRTLFLPLYRLTNNMFCAGFDRGGRDACLGDSGGPLMCEEPDGRWTLQGVTSNGYGCARANRPGVYTKVARYVAWIDQVVNGTYRNTRRQTQCMNGHRCMLGQCLPKSHVCNGIVECSDGSDERNCTPAAL
- the LOC116921727 gene encoding serine protease hepsin isoform X2; amino-acid sequence: MSRSARRPLSRQPRLLFQNEDTSVTTSTEIATNGLTSSTQQPVTSFPAELTTTVADCDDQFRCASGECVSLLARCNQMSDCRDGSDELNCTCSDFLRAQFLSRKICDGIVDCWDYSDENQCEWCRPGQYICPNSKVCIDRNLICNGIRDCPNSDDERHCIALAHHLDSTEEMSYSNSGYLMVRREGRWGKLCMQNFETAVEKLRQSFQVNDLGKAVCRELTFTGLERAERKLDSSRSNQDSSYFELVESGNEDNEYENIDEDGDVLVESPRTSMLDYTSSKCAKRQVVHVQCRDLECGVRPQLVSTRARRIVGGANSTPGAWPWQAALYKEGDFQCGATLISSQWLVSAGHCFYHALDDHWVARLGALRRGSNLLSPHEQVRVISHIFIHPGYIDTGFVNDISILRMEEPVRFTDYIRPVCLPPPTADIRDGRLCTVVGWGQLYETGRVFPDTLQQVQLPLVSTEECRKRTLFLPLYRLTNNMFCAGFDRGGRDACLGDSGGPLMCEEPDGRWTLQGVTSNGYGCARANRPGVYTKVARYVAWIDQVVNGTYRNTRRQTQCMNGHRCMLGQCLPKSHVCNGIVECSDGSDERNCTPAAL